The Crocinitomicaceae bacterium genome includes a region encoding these proteins:
- a CDS encoding UDP-2,3-diacylglucosamine diphosphatase, which translates to MDKVSLKKTKTKKRKIDVLVLSDIHLGTYGCHSKELLRYLKSVKPKMVVLNGDIIDMWQFKKRYWPKSHMKVIHKIIKWISKGVKVYYITGNHDEMLRKFAGFKMGSLVIDNKLLLNLDGKKTWIFHGDVFDVTMKHSKWLARLGSHGYDLLILINAFCNWVSEKMGRGRISLSKSIKNSVKQAVKFINDFEKTAAEIAIKNGYDNVLCGHIHQPEIKVITTSEGQVNYLNSGDWIENLTALEYTRGEWKLFQYRDEDFLADHDDENDPMMQMSTSQLFDEMLRDFERCKQTEHETVEMYQVTTLVV; encoded by the coding sequence ATGGATAAAGTATCGTTGAAAAAAACCAAAACCAAAAAGCGTAAAATTGATGTACTTGTTTTGTCTGATATTCATTTGGGAACTTACGGCTGTCATAGTAAAGAACTGCTCCGTTATCTCAAAAGTGTAAAGCCAAAAATGGTAGTGCTTAATGGCGATATTATTGACATGTGGCAATTCAAAAAAAGATACTGGCCCAAATCGCACATGAAGGTGATTCATAAAATTATTAAATGGATTTCCAAAGGCGTTAAAGTATATTATATCACCGGTAATCATGATGAAATGTTGAGAAAATTTGCCGGTTTCAAAATGGGGTCCTTAGTGATTGACAATAAACTTTTACTCAACCTTGACGGAAAAAAAACATGGATTTTTCACGGTGATGTTTTTGATGTAACCATGAAACATTCAAAATGGCTTGCTCGTTTAGGTTCTCATGGTTATGATTTGCTCATCCTGATTAATGCATTCTGCAACTGGGTTTCTGAAAAAATGGGGCGCGGCAGAATTTCGCTCTCCAAGTCTATTAAAAACAGTGTTAAGCAAGCTGTAAAATTCATTAATGACTTTGAAAAAACTGCGGCTGAAATTGCTATTAAAAACGGATATGATAATGTACTCTGCGGACATATTCATCAACCTGAAATAAAAGTTATAACTACTTCTGAAGGTCAGGTCAATTATCTAAATTCAGGTGATTGGATTGAGAATCTGACAGCGCTGGAATATACCCGGGGTGAGTGGAAATTATTCCAGTATCGTGATGAAGATTTTCTTGCTGATCATGATGATGAAAACGACCCTATGATGCAAATGAGCACAAGCCAATTGTTTGATGAAATGTTGCGTGATTTTGAACGTTGCAAACAAACTGAACATGAAACGGTAGAAATGTATCAGGTTACTACGCTTGTAGTTTAA
- a CDS encoding T9SS type A sorting domain-containing protein has protein sequence MVRKFLMLLTFTHTFLFAQYIPFPTDNTVWVNHQYSTGGWWPPEYTAEYLSVIDNFCVNNEDTLINTSLYTKLIFCDGAYRGAIRDNGGQIFFVSKDSMNEMLVYDFTVDVGDTLLNIYSDWTWFDTLYISDVSSMSVGGLYRKTIYLEDKNHNELPDYWIEGIGCSAGLLVAPSLNNNLSGIFVRLYCFSSNDSTFNYNYSYTGSGGCQLNYLSDDNFFEEQFYIFPNPTNEVLYIQIPNLTESFEITIYSALGDKVYSANAEPNMSKLSVPVIDWKPGIYFVTVKNSMGVYSRKFIRS, from the coding sequence ATGGTCAGAAAGTTTTTAATGCTACTCACGTTCACGCATACATTTTTATTTGCGCAATATATTCCGTTTCCAACGGATAATACAGTTTGGGTGAATCATCAATATAGCACTGGTGGTTGGTGGCCACCTGAATATACGGCTGAATATTTGAGTGTGATAGATAATTTCTGTGTAAACAATGAAGATACTTTGATCAACACTTCTTTGTATACCAAACTTATTTTTTGTGATGGTGCCTATAGAGGCGCAATACGTGACAATGGAGGACAAATATTTTTTGTGAGTAAGGATTCTATGAACGAAATGCTTGTGTATGACTTTACTGTTGATGTCGGAGATACCCTATTAAATATTTATTCAGACTGGACGTGGTTTGATACACTCTATATATCCGATGTTTCAAGTATGTCTGTTGGTGGTTTATACCGTAAAACAATTTATTTGGAAGATAAAAATCACAATGAATTACCTGATTATTGGATTGAGGGTATTGGTTGTTCAGCCGGGTTATTGGTTGCTCCGTCCTTGAACAATAACCTTTCAGGAATTTTTGTGAGATTGTATTGTTTCAGTTCCAATGATTCTACCTTCAATTATAATTATTCTTACACAGGCTCCGGCGGCTGCCAATTGAATTATTTATCAGACGATAATTTTTTTGAAGAGCAATTCTATATCTTTCCCAACCCGACAAATGAAGTATTATACATTCAAATCCCCAACTTAACAGAGTCGTTCGAAATCACTATTTACAGTGCTCTTGGAGACAAAGTGTACAGCGCGAATGCTGAACCAAATATGTCTAAATTATCAGTCCCTGTGATTGATTGGAAGCCAGGAATTTATTTTGTTACTGTGAAAAATTCAATGGGTGTTTACTCAAGGAAATTTATTAGGAGTTAA
- the era gene encoding GTPase Era: MKHKAGFVNIIGNPNVGKSTLMNKLVGERLSIITSKAQTTRHRIFGIVNEPHYQVVFSDTPGVLQPHYKLHENMMQFVSSALQDADVFLFVTDIFETDFNHPETLEKLKKTKIPVLLLVNKIDLGDQKKAEEKALYWHEQLPNAEILPISALEGFNLEPIWKRIIELLPENPPYFDKDELTDRPLRFFVSEMIREKIFETYSKEIPYATQVVVEEYVEGEKLDRIRAIIYVERATQKGIIIGHQGSKLKTVGIAARREIEKFIGKQIHLELFVKVDENWRQNEQKLERFGY; this comes from the coding sequence ATGAAACACAAAGCGGGTTTTGTTAATATTATTGGTAATCCCAACGTGGGTAAATCAACCCTCATGAATAAATTGGTGGGTGAGCGATTATCTATTATTACAAGCAAGGCGCAAACTACCCGACATCGCATTTTTGGTATTGTCAATGAACCGCATTATCAAGTAGTTTTTTCTGACACGCCGGGGGTACTGCAACCTCATTATAAATTGCATGAAAACATGATGCAATTTGTTTCATCTGCCTTGCAAGATGCCGATGTGTTTTTATTTGTGACAGATATTTTTGAGACAGATTTTAATCATCCTGAAACGCTTGAGAAATTAAAAAAAACAAAAATTCCGGTTCTTTTACTGGTAAATAAAATAGACTTAGGAGATCAGAAAAAGGCAGAAGAGAAAGCCCTTTATTGGCATGAGCAATTGCCTAATGCTGAAATTCTCCCAATATCAGCGCTTGAAGGATTTAATCTTGAGCCAATCTGGAAACGTATCATTGAATTATTGCCTGAAAACCCACCGTATTTTGACAAGGACGAATTGACAGATCGTCCGCTGCGTTTTTTTGTCAGTGAGATGATTCGTGAGAAAATTTTTGAAACTTATAGCAAGGAAATTCCCTACGCTACCCAAGTGGTAGTTGAAGAATATGTTGAAGGAGAAAAACTGGATCGCATTCGCGCAATTATCTACGTTGAACGGGCAACACAAAAAGGAATCATCATTGGTCACCAGGGCAGTAAATTAAAAACTGTAGGCATTGCCGCACGGCGCGAAATTGAAAAATTTATTGGTAAACAAATTCATCTTGAACTTTTTGTTAAAGTAGATGAAAACTGGAGACAGAACGAACAGAAATTAGAACGGTTCGGATATTGA
- the der gene encoding ribosome biogenesis GTPase Der, whose amino-acid sequence MSNILAIVGRPNVGKSTLFNRLVGSRTAIVEEMPGVTRDRIYGVSEWNGIEFSVIDTGGYVRGSDDIFEGEIRKQVDIAIEESEVILFVVDVTTGVTDLDISVADLLRRSKKPVFLVANKVDTPSRENDALEFYSLGLGDLHHISAINGSGTGDLLDEVVKKFSPEGAPDDDSGVPKIAVVGKPNVGKSSFINAITGEDRNIVTPISGTTRDAVDTRYKLFGFDFRLIDTAGIRKRAKVHEDIEYYSVMRSIRSIEYSDVCIFMVDATEGIQRQDLSIFYIIEKNHKGVVVVVNKWDLVEKSNNTMKDFEEKLLKQLAPFNDVPVIFTSTITKQRIHKVLEKAMEVFENRTKRIATHKLNDFVQEMMERNPPPAVKGKYVKIKFATQLPTHAPSFAFFCNLPQYVKDPYKRFVENRLREEFNFEGVPVRIFFRAK is encoded by the coding sequence ATGTCAAATATATTAGCCATAGTAGGCAGACCCAATGTAGGAAAATCCACCTTGTTCAACCGCTTGGTTGGCTCTCGCACTGCTATTGTAGAAGAGATGCCGGGTGTAACGCGTGATCGTATTTATGGTGTAAGTGAATGGAACGGGATAGAGTTCAGCGTAATTGATACCGGCGGCTACGTGCGTGGATCAGATGATATTTTTGAAGGTGAAATTCGAAAACAAGTTGATATTGCAATTGAAGAATCTGAAGTGATCTTATTTGTGGTTGATGTTACTACCGGTGTTACTGATTTGGATATTTCAGTGGCTGATTTATTGCGCCGATCAAAGAAACCGGTTTTTTTGGTGGCTAATAAAGTAGATACACCTTCTCGTGAAAATGATGCGCTTGAATTCTATTCATTGGGGCTTGGAGATTTGCATCATATTTCTGCAATTAATGGTTCAGGTACAGGTGACTTGTTGGATGAAGTGGTAAAAAAATTCTCACCTGAAGGCGCTCCTGATGACGACAGTGGTGTGCCAAAAATTGCGGTAGTAGGAAAACCTAATGTAGGTAAATCTTCTTTCATCAATGCAATAACAGGTGAAGACCGAAACATTGTAACGCCAATAAGCGGAACAACACGTGACGCTGTGGATACTCGGTATAAATTATTTGGTTTTGATTTTAGATTAATTGATACAGCCGGTATAAGAAAACGCGCTAAGGTGCATGAAGATATAGAGTATTACAGCGTAATGCGATCTATCAGGAGCATTGAATATTCTGATGTCTGCATTTTTATGGTTGATGCAACTGAAGGTATACAGAGACAAGATTTGAGCATCTTTTATATCATTGAAAAAAATCACAAAGGAGTAGTGGTAGTTGTGAACAAATGGGATTTGGTTGAAAAATCAAATAATACCATGAAAGATTTTGAAGAAAAATTACTCAAACAGCTTGCACCGTTTAATGATGTACCCGTTATTTTCACATCTACAATTACCAAACAACGTATTCATAAAGTGCTTGAAAAAGCAATGGAAGTTTTTGAAAATAGAACAAAAAGAATTGCTACTCATAAACTGAATGATTTTGTGCAAGAGATGATGGAGCGCAATCCGCCACCCGCGGTTAAAGGAAAATATGTGAAGATAAAATTTGCAACACAATTACCTACCCATGCGCCTTCATTTGCTTTCTTTTGCAATCTTCCGCAATATGTCAAAGATCCATACAAACGATTTGTTGAAAACCGTTTGCGTGAAGAGTTTAATTTTGAAGGTGTGCCTGTGAGAATATTTTTCAGAGCAAAATAG
- the holA gene encoding DNA polymerase III subunit delta produces the protein MKFEELVSSIKKRSFKPLYLLHGEEPYYIDQIAELASQNILSDGERDFNQTIFYARDTQPMAVIDTALRLPMMSEFQVVIVREAQDYSKASQWEQFEKYFDNPAPQTILIFAHKYKTLDKRFRSYKLLEKKGIIFESPKVKDYQVPDWVKNHVIAKKYQITDKAVALICEFIGSDLGRIANEVEKLMTIVPVGTQINEKHIEQHIGISKDYNVFELVNAVADRNVMKANRIVNYFGQNPKATHSVVVIANLLAMYQRMFKAHFAQTEDPAKLASLLKVAPFAAKEIVKNKKKHPAKIISRNFSILREYDMLSKGVGSAGLPDGELMKELIFKLLH, from the coding sequence ATGAAATTTGAAGAGCTAGTTTCATCCATCAAAAAAAGATCATTTAAACCGTTGTATCTTTTACACGGTGAAGAACCTTATTATATTGATCAAATAGCTGAACTGGCAAGCCAAAATATTTTGAGTGATGGCGAGCGTGATTTTAATCAAACCATTTTTTACGCCCGAGATACGCAGCCAATGGCTGTAATTGACACCGCTTTGCGATTACCCATGATGAGCGAGTTTCAAGTAGTCATTGTTCGTGAGGCACAAGATTATTCCAAGGCAAGTCAATGGGAACAATTTGAAAAATATTTTGATAATCCGGCTCCACAAACCATTCTCATCTTTGCTCACAAATACAAAACGCTTGACAAGAGATTCAGATCATATAAACTTTTAGAAAAAAAAGGAATCATTTTTGAATCACCCAAAGTGAAAGATTATCAGGTGCCTGATTGGGTGAAAAATCATGTCATTGCAAAAAAATATCAAATTACTGACAAAGCGGTTGCATTGATTTGTGAATTCATTGGCAGTGATTTAGGTCGCATTGCCAATGAGGTTGAAAAGCTGATGACCATTGTACCTGTGGGAACTCAAATCAACGAAAAGCACATTGAGCAACATATTGGCATCAGCAAAGATTATAATGTTTTTGAACTGGTCAATGCGGTAGCTGACCGCAATGTGATGAAGGCTAATCGCATCGTAAATTATTTTGGTCAGAATCCAAAAGCAACACATAGCGTAGTTGTGATTGCCAATTTATTGGCTATGTATCAGCGTATGTTCAAGGCGCACTTTGCGCAAACTGAAGATCCGGCAAAACTGGCCTCACTGCTTAAAGTAGCCCCCTTTGCTGCTAAAGAAATAGTGAAGAATAAAAAGAAGCATCCGGCAAAAATTATTTCTCGAAATTTTAGCATCCTACGAGAGTATGATATGTTGTCAAAAGGTGTTGGCAGTGCCGGTTTACCTGACGGTGAGCTGATGAAAGAACTGATTTTTAAATTGCTTCATTAA
- a CDS encoding TonB-dependent receptor: MRYLSALILLFVFSAFGFSQTGTVRGIVKNGDDGNAVPFAKVMLMGADKNAITDGDGLFSIPQVPSGKYTLRVTSTGFADYTKEIEVIAGGMLDVEVELTSGINLDQVEVVAEDKEKITDPRTSVVKITNTDIKRVPVTGGTADIAGYFQTVPGVVSTGDQGGQVYVRGGTPIQNKVLLDGMTIYNPFHSIGFYSVFETELIRSADIYTGGFNAKYGGRISSVMDISYRDGNTKRFSGAVGISPFTSQLLLEGPIGKSQNVSYVFTGKASLLEATSKTLYPYINDGEGLPFNFYDFYGKITVHGDQANKFSVFGFSHNDQVTYQAVSNLQWNSFGAGSNFIFVPTNSELFMKGRFNFSGYNILLEEENLADRSSSIIGSELAFDFTYHLPGKSKLEYGFGFNYFQTEFNTFNEVNRRIENNNSSIEGGAYINYRYVSANRRLVLEPGARFQGYASVGQVTIEPRFSGKYNITDEFRLKVAGGYFTQNFTSSNSDKDVVNLFYGFITGPENLPSKFVLPDGSEREVTNGLQKAWHGIFGIEVDISKRLTMNIEGYYKYFSQMTNVNQNKIFEDNAVNFDVDDVYKKDFIIESGIAYGGDIVFTFSTKKFYLWAVYAYGKVTRWDGFQTYYPVFDRRHNVNLISTYNFGKKESWEISARWNLGTGFPFKQTNGVYEKPTIDQVDSEYWTGNASSLTFLYDDENNGRLPTYHRLDMNIKKTISPEKNKNLKFEFIAGITNIYSRQNIFYVNRVTNQKVYQLPIMPSLAFTMKF; the protein is encoded by the coding sequence ATGCGTTACCTGAGTGCACTTATTTTGTTATTCGTCTTTTCTGCTTTTGGATTCTCACAAACCGGTACCGTGCGTGGTATTGTTAAAAATGGAGATGATGGAAACGCAGTTCCTTTTGCAAAGGTGATGTTGATGGGGGCAGATAAAAATGCTATCACTGATGGAGATGGTTTGTTTTCTATTCCTCAGGTTCCTTCAGGTAAGTACACTTTGCGTGTTACATCAACCGGTTTTGCAGATTATACAAAAGAGATTGAAGTGATAGCCGGAGGCATGCTTGATGTTGAAGTTGAATTAACATCAGGTATTAATTTGGATCAGGTTGAAGTGGTTGCTGAAGACAAAGAGAAAATTACTGATCCACGAACATCTGTTGTCAAAATTACCAACACTGATATTAAACGCGTACCTGTTACCGGTGGTACTGCTGACATTGCCGGATATTTTCAAACAGTGCCCGGTGTGGTTTCAACCGGTGACCAAGGCGGACAGGTGTACGTGCGTGGTGGAACTCCAATTCAAAATAAAGTTCTTCTTGATGGAATGACCATTTACAATCCCTTTCACTCAATTGGGTTTTATTCTGTTTTTGAAACTGAACTGATTCGGTCTGCAGATATTTATACCGGAGGATTCAATGCAAAATACGGCGGAAGAATTTCGTCAGTTATGGATATTTCATATCGTGATGGTAATACTAAAAGATTCAGTGGTGCTGTTGGTATTTCACCTTTCACATCTCAGCTTTTGCTTGAAGGTCCTATAGGTAAATCGCAAAATGTATCGTATGTTTTTACAGGAAAAGCGTCTCTTTTAGAGGCTACTTCAAAAACGCTATATCCTTACATTAATGATGGGGAAGGATTGCCATTTAATTTTTATGATTTCTACGGAAAAATTACCGTGCATGGTGATCAGGCAAATAAGTTCAGTGTGTTTGGTTTTTCTCACAATGATCAGGTAACTTATCAGGCCGTTTCTAACCTGCAGTGGAATTCGTTTGGAGCAGGCTCTAATTTCATTTTTGTGCCAACTAATTCTGAACTGTTCATGAAAGGTCGTTTCAATTTTTCAGGTTACAATATCTTGCTTGAAGAAGAAAATCTGGCTGACAGAAGTAGCTCAATTATTGGTTCTGAACTTGCGTTTGATTTTACCTACCATTTGCCGGGAAAAAGTAAATTGGAATATGGTTTTGGATTCAACTATTTTCAAACTGAATTCAATACATTCAATGAAGTGAATCGCCGAATTGAAAATAATAATAGCTCAATAGAAGGTGGTGCCTATATCAATTACAGATATGTTTCAGCTAATCGTAGATTGGTGCTTGAACCGGGTGCGCGTTTTCAAGGTTATGCATCCGTTGGACAGGTAACTATTGAACCTCGCTTTAGTGGTAAATATAATATTACTGATGAGTTCAGATTAAAAGTTGCAGGTGGATATTTCACCCAGAATTTTACTTCATCTAATTCTGATAAAGATGTAGTGAATTTATTTTACGGCTTCATTACCGGACCTGAAAACCTGCCCTCAAAATTTGTTTTGCCTGATGGCTCTGAACGTGAAGTAACAAATGGTCTACAAAAAGCGTGGCATGGTATCTTTGGAATTGAAGTAGATATTTCAAAAAGACTAACCATGAACATTGAGGGTTATTACAAATACTTTTCACAAATGACCAACGTGAATCAAAATAAAATATTTGAAGATAACGCGGTGAATTTTGATGTTGATGATGTCTATAAAAAGGATTTCATCATTGAAAGCGGAATTGCTTATGGTGGTGATATCGTGTTCACTTTCTCTACTAAAAAATTCTACTTGTGGGCTGTATATGCATACGGAAAAGTAACGCGCTGGGATGGCTTTCAAACCTACTACCCGGTGTTTGACCGAAGACATAATGTTAATCTGATTTCAACTTACAATTTTGGAAAAAAAGAGAGCTGGGAAATTTCAGCGAGATGGAATTTGGGTACAGGTTTCCCATTCAAACAAACAAATGGTGTATACGAAAAACCAACAATTGATCAAGTTGATAGCGAATATTGGACAGGTAATGCATCAAGCCTTACATTTTTATATGATGATGAAAATAATGGACGACTACCAACATATCATCGTTTGGATATGAATATCAAAAAAACCATTTCACCTGAAAAAAATAAAAATTTGAAATTTGAATTTATTGCCGGTATCACAAATATTTACAGCCGCCAAAATATCTTCTATGTAAACAGGGTAACCAATCAAAAAGTATATCAGTTGCCTATTATGCCTAGTCTTGCGTTTACCATGAAGTTTTAA
- a CDS encoding response regulator transcription factor, with translation MKLVLADSNELARVGLRAILRGNDIEIVGESESSDELLSQVKSFEPDLILIDYTSKGFTIDVVPQVLVQFPKLKIIAITPEQSGTTLIHAIKSGVMSYVKKDCSLGEIVDAVKETNSGNKFFCGQILDTIRKERIDVEQLAEIEFSCDPIVLSEREIEIITLIAEGLTNPEISEKLFLSKHTVNTHRKNIMAKLGVKNTAGIVMFAVKQNYTTPNKFLFTGEN, from the coding sequence GTGAAATTAGTCCTTGCAGATAGTAATGAACTTGCGCGGGTTGGCCTCAGAGCCATTCTTCGTGGAAATGACATTGAAATTGTTGGTGAATCAGAATCAAGTGACGAGTTATTAAGTCAGGTTAAATCTTTTGAGCCTGACTTGATTTTGATTGACTACACCAGTAAAGGCTTTACCATTGATGTTGTACCGCAAGTATTGGTGCAATTTCCCAAATTAAAAATTATTGCCATTACACCTGAGCAATCAGGAACCACCTTGATTCATGCCATCAAAAGTGGTGTAATGTCATACGTAAAAAAAGATTGTAGCCTGGGTGAAATTGTTGATGCAGTAAAAGAAACAAATAGTGGTAATAAGTTTTTTTGCGGACAGATTTTGGATACCATTCGCAAAGAACGAATTGACGTGGAGCAATTAGCTGAAATAGAATTTTCATGTGACCCAATTGTGCTATCTGAACGAGAAATTGAAATCATTACGTTGATTGCTGAAGGTCTTACTAATCCTGAAATTTCGGAAAAGCTTTTTCTCAGTAAACACACGGTGAATACGCATCGCAAGAACATCATGGCTAAATTGGGCGTAAAAAATACTGCTGGAATTGTCATGTTTGCAGTAAAGCAAAATTATACGACACCTAATAAATTTCTATTCACCGGAGAAAACTAA
- a CDS encoding DUF4173 domain-containing protein produces MKRQHMLYLGWSLLVANLIYQELWGLNIFIITGISAVLAWYHYFKSPTNNVSPHKNAFRWYLSGIIWFISAFSVFLSGSTVPIILYVLSTIYFISVQDRSASVSIIFSLSQILYSFSKGFVDFILIFFKKGDQENRMSRRLKLVLIVTTGLIIFICFLKLYQLADPSFYELTAFITLDWISWDFLIFWLLITWLLYGLYYYHGNQAISEFDQTFQNDVPAGYSDFLQRYLGEKSEYIATIAIAGMLSLLGTVYLINDIYQLTALSSNERSFSDYSEAVHEGVYSLMFSIFLVVLVISLFFRGVNNFAAKTPRNIALIWLLVNCGMIITTTLKNMDYISYLGLTHKRIGVLFYLLICIVSLIVCLIKLVKIKSFWFLIRSSAVSILFLLVIFFTINWNKIITEYNLKNIELSRLDFDYLYSIGNDTHPALLQYHVKYGITDTDFYHTLCTSVKYTRNRMRTTVVPTAWRSFCLHDYLFLRELEKFKFASDEIDSNRETDDQASRYPSHSEERSLR; encoded by the coding sequence ATGAAAAGACAACACATGCTTTACCTTGGTTGGTCACTCTTGGTGGCTAACCTTATTTACCAAGAACTTTGGGGGCTCAATATTTTCATCATAACCGGTATTAGCGCAGTACTGGCATGGTATCATTATTTTAAAAGCCCGACAAACAATGTTTCTCCTCATAAAAACGCATTCCGTTGGTACCTGAGCGGCATCATTTGGTTTATATCAGCTTTCTCAGTATTCCTCTCAGGCAGCACTGTTCCCATAATATTGTATGTATTGTCAACAATTTATTTCATTTCAGTTCAAGACAGATCAGCCTCTGTTAGTATTATATTTTCATTAAGTCAAATTCTTTATTCATTTAGTAAGGGATTTGTTGATTTTATATTAATCTTTTTCAAAAAAGGTGATCAAGAAAATAGAATGAGTCGCCGATTAAAACTTGTGCTGATAGTAACCACCGGCCTAATAATCTTCATTTGTTTTTTAAAACTCTATCAATTAGCTGATCCCAGTTTTTATGAGTTGACTGCGTTCATTACACTAGATTGGATTTCATGGGATTTTTTAATCTTTTGGCTTCTCATTACTTGGTTGCTTTATGGTTTGTATTATTATCACGGCAACCAAGCTATTTCAGAATTTGATCAAACTTTTCAAAATGATGTGCCGGCCGGATACTCAGATTTTCTTCAGCGTTATTTAGGAGAAAAAAGTGAATACATTGCCACCATTGCCATTGCCGGTATGCTAAGCCTGCTGGGCACCGTTTATCTAATCAATGATATTTATCAGCTAACCGCCCTATCATCCAATGAGAGATCATTTTCAGATTATTCTGAGGCCGTACATGAAGGAGTTTATTCTCTGATGTTTTCAATTTTTTTGGTTGTGCTGGTGATCAGTTTATTTTTCAGAGGCGTGAACAATTTTGCGGCTAAAACCCCACGTAACATCGCTTTGATTTGGTTATTGGTAAACTGCGGAATGATTATCACAACCACGCTTAAAAACATGGATTACATCAGCTATCTCGGTTTAACCCACAAAAGAATTGGTGTCTTGTTTTACCTACTCATTTGTATCGTGTCACTCATAGTATGTCTGATCAAACTAGTGAAAATAAAATCTTTTTGGTTTTTAATCAGAAGCAGTGCTGTGAGTATACTTTTTCTGCTTGTAATTTTCTTTACAATAAACTGGAATAAAATAATCACGGAATATAATTTAAAGAATATAGAATTAAGTCGTCTTGATTTTGATTATCTCTACAGTATTGGAAATGATACGCATCCGGCATTATTACAATATCACGTTAAATATGGTATAACTGATACAGATTTCTATCATACCTTATGTACATCAGTAAAATATACAAGAAATCGCATGCGCACTACTGTTGTGCCAACAGCTTGGCGATCATTTTGTTTACATGACTATTTATTTTTGAGAGAACTTGAAAAATTTAAATTTGCATCAGATGAAATAGACTCGAATAGAGAAACGGATGATCAGGCCAGCCGGTATCCATCACACAGTGAAGAAAGAAGTTTACGATAA
- a CDS encoding transcriptional regulator: protein MSSIDKLNKAFESRVRLGIMSMLMVNDRLDYNEIKELLGLTDGNLASHINGLEKAGYLDVKKQFIGKKTNTSYKLTRSGKKAFSEHIQALEKLIKKI from the coding sequence GTGAGCTCCATTGACAAACTCAATAAGGCTTTTGAATCAAGAGTCAGGTTAGGCATTATGTCTATGCTGATGGTCAATGACCGTCTTGATTACAATGAGATCAAAGAATTGCTTGGTCTCACAGATGGTAATTTGGCATCACATATCAACGGGCTCGAAAAAGCCGGATATCTTGATGTAAAAAAACAATTCATAGGTAAAAAAACCAACACCAGTTACAAACTAACGCGCAGCGGAAAAAAAGCATTTTCAGAACATATTCAAGCATTGGAAAAACTCATTAAAAAAATCTGA